One segment of Tamlana crocina DNA contains the following:
- a CDS encoding EamA family transporter: MWMYLGLLAALFLGLHNLCKKHAVQGNEVYPVLFGTVSSGFVFLAVFYLWAMVYPEYAAAHGLQFQDIGWQTHGYIFIKSAIMACSWVLAYVALKHLPITIVTPIRSAGPFFTFIGAMLIYQERPNLLQWLGFFLIIFSMILYSKIGKKEGIIFKNNRWILAIVVATFLGASSGLYDKFLIQSLSLNPQTLQFWFCFYTVFILLVILSITFFPKPEKRKAFKFRWSIIAVGVLLQAADYFYFKALQDPEALIMLLSAIKRSQILIAVVVGGLVFKEHNKRKKLVPLCGIMLGVFLILYS, encoded by the coding sequence ATGTGGATGTATTTAGGGCTTTTGGCCGCACTTTTTTTAGGATTGCACAATTTGTGCAAAAAACATGCCGTACAGGGTAACGAGGTGTATCCGGTATTGTTTGGTACGGTGTCGAGTGGTTTTGTGTTTTTAGCTGTATTTTATTTATGGGCAATGGTTTATCCCGAGTATGCCGCGGCGCATGGGTTGCAGTTTCAGGATATCGGTTGGCAAACACATGGCTATATTTTTATTAAGTCGGCCATCATGGCTTGTTCGTGGGTGTTGGCCTATGTCGCCTTAAAACATTTGCCTATTACTATTGTAACGCCCATTCGGTCTGCTGGACCGTTTTTTACCTTTATTGGCGCCATGCTTATTTATCAAGAGCGCCCTAACCTACTGCAATGGCTTGGGTTTTTCCTGATTATTTTTTCCATGATTTTGTATTCCAAAATAGGAAAAAAAGAAGGCATCATCTTTAAAAATAACCGTTGGATTTTAGCCATAGTGGTCGCTACGTTTTTGGGTGCCAGTAGCGGACTCTACGATAAGTTTTTAATACAAAGTTTAAGTCTAAACCCGCAAACCCTACAGTTTTGGTTCTGTTTTTACACCGTGTTTATTTTGCTGGTTATTTTGAGTATTACTTTTTTTCCGAAGCCCGAAAAACGCAAGGCATTTAAATTCAGGTGGAGTATTATTGCCGTTGGTGTTTTGTTACAGGCCGCGGACTATTTCTACTTTAAAGCGCTGCAAGACCCCGAGGCTTTAATTATGTTGCTTTCGGCCATTAAGCGGAGTCAGATTTTAATTGCCGTAGTTGTAGGTGGTTTGGTGTTTAAGGAACACAATAAGCGTAAAAAATTGGTGCCGCTGTGTGGCATAATGCTGGGGGTGTTTTTGATTTTGTATTCTTAA
- a CDS encoding VOC family protein, giving the protein MRVQPYLAFNGDCKNALEHYKSILGGNIINEQTYEDVQTDIPEHYRKKLQHAELKGSGFHLMAYDASPDTPLTNGSNISVSIDVDSKEKAKDIFTKLSEKGKVHTAFQDMPWNACYGRCSDQFNISWMVNYKKD; this is encoded by the coding sequence ATGAGAGTACAACCATATTTAGCATTTAATGGCGACTGTAAAAATGCCCTAGAGCATTATAAATCTATTTTAGGGGGCAATATTATTAATGAACAAACCTATGAGGATGTTCAGACGGATATTCCAGAGCATTACCGGAAAAAACTTCAACATGCAGAATTGAAGGGAAGTGGTTTTCATTTGATGGCTTATGACGCCTCACCAGATACACCACTCACCAATGGTTCAAATATAAGCGTGAGCATAGACGTCGATTCGAAAGAGAAAGCTAAGGATATATTTACAAAACTTAGTGAGAAAGGTAAAGTTCATACAGCGTTTCAGGATATGCCCTGGAATGCCTGCTATGGTAGATGTTCAGACCAATTCAATATCAGTTGGATGGTCAATTACAAAAAAGATTAA
- a CDS encoding peroxiredoxin-like family protein codes for MIKPRETAPELSIKLVNDTTWTLREQNPEHFNLILFYRGQHCPICKKQLEELQAKLSKFKDRGINIIAISTDTESAAKTTYQEWNISDIPIGYGLPIDEAKNWGLFISKGINDEPNHFAEPGLFLLTPEHTVYWQSIQSMPFGRPDFNDVLRGVDYILKEDYPARGEA; via the coding sequence ATGATAAAACCTAGAGAAACAGCACCTGAATTATCAATAAAATTAGTGAACGATACCACTTGGACGCTCAGAGAGCAAAATCCGGAGCATTTTAACTTGATTTTATTTTATCGAGGTCAGCATTGCCCGATATGCAAAAAACAGCTAGAAGAACTTCAAGCAAAGCTATCCAAGTTTAAGGATCGTGGTATTAACATCATCGCCATCAGTACAGATACAGAATCCGCAGCCAAGACTACGTACCAAGAATGGAATATTTCCGATATTCCTATTGGATATGGCTTGCCTATTGACGAGGCCAAAAATTGGGGATTGTTCATTTCTAAAGGCATTAATGATGAGCCAAATCACTTTGCGGAACCTGGGCTTTTTCTTTTGACGCCAGAACATACCGTTTACTGGCAATCGATACAATCCATGCCTTTTGGAAGGCCTGATTTCAATGATGTGCTTAGAGGAGTTGACTATATTTTAAAAGAAGACTACCCTGCAAGAGGAGAAGCATAG
- a CDS encoding FAD-binding oxidoreductase, translating into MEHKVTLRKIEHVNHNVLHLVTDKPKGYQFTPGQATELSIDKPGWADKKRPFTFTNLPVDKELEFTIKVYPSHNGVTEQLEKLQVGDQLLIGDAWGAIQYKGKGAFIAGGAGVTPFIAILKDLKQKGKLQGNQLFFSNNEERDIIYKNNLEAWLGNDLHLILSEEEHSDYAHGFIDKAFLEKHNLEVSKPVYLCGPPPMMESVEANLYKMGLPKSHLVVEE; encoded by the coding sequence ATGGAACATAAAGTCACACTCCGAAAAATAGAACATGTTAACCACAACGTTCTGCATTTGGTAACCGATAAGCCCAAAGGCTATCAATTTACACCAGGGCAAGCCACGGAACTGTCTATCGACAAACCCGGTTGGGCCGATAAAAAACGACCATTTACCTTTACCAATTTACCTGTGGACAAAGAATTGGAATTTACCATAAAGGTCTACCCGTCACACAACGGCGTTACCGAGCAGCTTGAAAAATTACAGGTGGGCGACCAATTATTAATCGGTGATGCTTGGGGCGCTATTCAATACAAGGGAAAAGGCGCGTTTATTGCCGGTGGAGCAGGGGTCACCCCTTTTATTGCCATACTGAAAGATTTAAAGCAAAAGGGGAAATTACAAGGCAACCAACTATTTTTTAGTAATAACGAAGAACGGGACATCATTTACAAAAACAATTTAGAAGCTTGGTTGGGCAACGACCTACACTTAATTCTTTCGGAAGAAGAACACAGCGATTATGCCCACGGATTTATAGATAAAGCTTTTTTGGAAAAACACAATCTCGAAGTCAGTAAACCCGTGTACCTCTGTGGGCCACCACCCATGATGGAATCCGTGGAAGCCAATCTTTACAAAATGGGATTACCAAAATCGCATTTGGTGGTTGAGGAATAA
- a CDS encoding mechanosensitive ion channel domain-containing protein: MLLVLQSTAETITKSISNYYESFIEVLPRIALGIFVIILGILIAQLLTNLYKKRILKKAEDPLMAKFLAQAIKLVLIVIAVLLALRVAGLNGVATGILTAAGGAAIILGFAFQDIGKNFLAGIILAFNRPFNVNDTVKVDEFFGKIKGLNFRYMHMKSFDGRDIYVPNSDVLTKPVENYTADGFFRNEFVVGIGYEDDIESAKNIIQQILDKNDYIVNDDEHENFVYEDELAASTVNLKIFFWVDTFDYRKSAIVVRGNLMRQIKETLEKEGFNLPADIKELKLYGNEEDIPLRVLTDSPDEQTE, from the coding sequence ATGCTCTTAGTTTTACAATCTACTGCCGAAACCATTACTAAATCCATAAGCAATTATTACGAAAGTTTTATTGAAGTTTTGCCAAGAATAGCCTTGGGTATTTTTGTGATTATTTTGGGGATTCTAATCGCCCAATTACTCACCAATTTATATAAGAAACGAATTTTAAAGAAAGCCGAAGATCCTCTAATGGCTAAATTTTTAGCTCAAGCCATTAAATTGGTTTTAATCGTAATTGCAGTATTGTTGGCACTTCGGGTAGCGGGCTTGAACGGTGTGGCTACAGGAATACTTACTGCTGCTGGTGGGGCGGCCATTATTTTAGGTTTTGCCTTTCAGGATATTGGAAAAAACTTTTTGGCTGGTATTATCCTGGCTTTCAATCGTCCGTTTAACGTCAACGACACGGTTAAGGTGGATGAGTTTTTTGGTAAAATAAAAGGACTGAATTTTCGATATATGCACATGAAATCGTTCGATGGTCGCGATATTTACGTTCCTAACAGCGATGTATTGACCAAACCAGTAGAAAATTATACTGCAGATGGTTTCTTTAGAAATGAATTTGTTGTTGGCATAGGCTATGAAGATGACATTGAAAGTGCCAAAAACATTATTCAGCAAATATTGGATAAAAACGACTACATCGTGAATGACGACGAACACGAAAATTTTGTTTACGAAGACGAATTGGCTGCCAGTACCGTTAATCTCAAAATTTTCTTTTGGGTGGATACGTTCGATTACCGAAAATCGGCAATCGTAGTCCGCGGAAACTTGATGAGACAGATTAAAGAAACCCTCGAAAAAGAAGGCTTCAACCTGCCTGCCGATATTAAAGAGTTGAAACTTTACGGAAACGAAGAAGACATTCCATTACGTGTACTTACCGATTCTCCGGATGAACAAACAGAATAA
- a CDS encoding HPF/RaiA family ribosome-associated protein encodes MNHIIFEYHDVAASETLENHTRKRLESIFTNFEFVNRADVFFKAENTTSDETGKKCGIRLSAPGPRLFAEASHGNFKDAVNESVTELTRQLKKRKEKMKTH; translated from the coding sequence ATGAACCATATTATATTTGAATACCACGACGTGGCGGCAAGTGAGACTTTGGAAAACCACACCAGAAAACGTTTGGAAAGCATTTTTACCAACTTTGAATTTGTAAACCGTGCCGATGTGTTTTTTAAGGCCGAAAACACAACTTCAGATGAAACAGGAAAGAAATGTGGCATCAGGCTAAGTGCACCTGGGCCAAGATTGTTTGCTGAAGCTTCACATGGTAATTTTAAAGACGCTGTAAATGAATCGGTCACTGAATTGACTAGACAGCTTAAAAAGCGTAAAGAGAAAATGAAAACACATTAA